The following are from one region of the Eubacterium sp. MSJ-33 genome:
- the mreD gene encoding rod shape-determining protein MreD — translation MKHKFKRAITLAILIVINFVLQSTVFGFHSLSVVTPNLLLILTMSFGLMRGRKEGLLVGACSGLLVDVFFSSILGPYMLLYMFIGYINGFFHKNYMIEDVLLPLIVIIVDDFLFNTIIYIIRFLLKNKTDYGSYLLHVILPEILCTALLTVLIYKLYVVINKRLKEDE, via the coding sequence ATGAAACATAAATTCAAACGAGCAATCACATTAGCGATTCTGATTGTCATAAATTTTGTATTACAATCTACCGTATTTGGTTTTCACAGTCTGAGTGTAGTCACTCCGAATCTGCTTCTGATTCTTACGATGTCCTTCGGTTTGATGCGGGGCAGAAAAGAGGGATTACTGGTAGGTGCATGCAGCGGCTTGCTTGTCGATGTCTTTTTCTCAAGCATCTTAGGACCGTATATGCTCTTATATATGTTTATCGGATATATCAACGGATTTTTCCACAAAAATTACATGATTGAAGACGTGTTACTTCCTTTAATTGTTATTATAGTGGATGATTTTCTGTTCAACACCATTATCTATATCATCCGTTTTCTGCTGAAAAACAAAACCGACTACGGTTCTTACCTCCTGCATGTAATTCTGCCGGAGATACTGTGTACAGCTTTATTGACTGTGCTGATCTACAAGCTTTATGTTGTGATCAATAAACGCCTGAAGGAAGATGAGTAA
- a CDS encoding penicillin-binding transpeptidase domain-containing protein, translating into MLREILQSIKEIIVDYVKSRLFPVTVVVLVLFSILIHQLFVLQIKEGQEHMENFVYKSKKTLTIDSVRGNIYDCNGNLLAYNELSYSVVFSNDTAQTTMAKKLGISENETKNQIVSNTLSILEKNGDSLTLDFPIKLDANGNYQYTVKDQQLKLFLKDVYAQTDFDKMTDAQKNSTADDIMKYLNEKIFDVADTYSKEEALKIVAVRYKLWMNRYQQYVPVTIAYDISETSNAAITEHADELPGMSVSVKSLRHYNDAKYFAHVIGYIGAISDEELKDRNADLSDNEKYTNEEMIGKTGIEQYCESYLRGTNGSETMYVDNLGKVIETVESKPATAGNDVYLTLDLNLQKYCYDTLEDEITSIILTYLTPAYNVVAEENSSIPITDVYFGLFNNNIFSLDHMHADDATDTEKVTISAIETQTESTINRIDDILTTSFTPLSELDQTYQDYMEYICEILSENDIFQSSMIDKEDQEFIDYTSNVTSLEHYLKYAISQEAIDISALQVESDYYDNDEIYNALCDYIIEYLKQDSEFDKLVIKDMLKSGEISGNMVVQLLYDQGVLNVDGDTDYQEYLNGSSSAYDFIRKKIQSQELTPAMLALDICSGSAIVTDVNTGDVKAYVSYPSYDNNYLTNEVDTDYYNKLLADKTTPLYNRASQQRTAPGSTYKPLVAIAGLTEGVIDTSSVYYCNGLFDKITPPAKCWGNSAHGGLNVVGGIQHSCNLFFYNLGYDLAAKDGKYNDAYGVERIQKYAELFGLGDKSGLELPEIEPHISDNDSVRSAIGQAKNTYAPIQLSRYVTTVANSGTCYNLTLIDKVTDYEGNIILNNQAEVKNTVQLAKSTWDSVHQGMRNVVAYSAGSNELINQINVNVAGKTGTAQESKVKPDHALFVSYAPYEAPEVSVTCVIQNGYSSANARELAGFIYAYMYDPDKLVGAEMSGNAEPSQD; encoded by the coding sequence ATGTTACGTGAGATATTACAATCAATTAAAGAAATTATCGTTGACTATGTAAAAAGCCGTCTGTTCCCGGTTACTGTTGTCGTGCTTGTCCTTTTTTCCATACTGATCCACCAGCTTTTCGTGCTTCAGATTAAAGAAGGGCAGGAGCATATGGAGAATTTTGTTTACAAGTCAAAAAAGACATTGACCATCGATTCTGTACGCGGAAATATCTATGACTGCAATGGTAATCTCCTTGCTTACAACGAGCTTTCCTACTCTGTAGTATTCAGCAATGATACCGCTCAGACTACTATGGCAAAAAAACTTGGTATCAGCGAAAATGAAACCAAAAACCAGATTGTCTCCAATACACTCTCTATATTAGAGAAAAACGGAGATTCTCTGACTTTGGACTTTCCAATCAAGCTTGATGCCAACGGAAATTATCAATATACAGTAAAAGATCAGCAGTTAAAGCTGTTTTTAAAGGATGTTTATGCACAGACTGATTTTGATAAGATGACAGATGCTCAGAAAAATTCTACTGCGGATGACATTATGAAATATCTGAATGAAAAAATATTCGATGTTGCAGATACCTATAGCAAAGAGGAAGCTTTAAAGATTGTTGCTGTCCGCTACAAGTTATGGATGAACCGGTATCAGCAGTATGTGCCTGTCACGATTGCTTATGATATCAGTGAGACGAGCAATGCTGCAATCACCGAACATGCAGATGAACTGCCTGGCATGTCTGTATCTGTAAAATCCCTGCGTCATTATAATGATGCCAAGTATTTTGCGCATGTCATCGGCTATATTGGTGCTATATCAGACGAAGAACTGAAAGATAGAAATGCTGATTTATCCGACAATGAAAAATATACGAACGAAGAAATGATCGGAAAAACCGGTATCGAACAGTATTGTGAATCCTATCTGCGCGGCACAAATGGTTCTGAAACCATGTATGTGGATAATCTTGGAAAAGTGATTGAAACTGTAGAATCGAAACCGGCAACTGCAGGAAATGATGTCTATCTGACCTTAGATCTGAATCTGCAAAAATACTGTTATGATACACTTGAGGATGAGATAACCTCTATTATATTGACATATCTGACACCTGCTTATAATGTTGTTGCAGAAGAAAATTCCAGTATTCCTATTACCGATGTATATTTCGGACTGTTCAACAATAATATTTTCTCTCTGGATCATATGCATGCAGACGATGCGACAGACACCGAAAAAGTAACTATATCGGCAATTGAAACACAGACCGAATCAACCATTAACCGGATTGACGACATTCTGACAACATCCTTTACACCACTTTCAGAACTGGATCAGACCTATCAGGATTATATGGAATATATTTGTGAGATTCTAAGTGAAAACGATATATTCCAATCTTCCATGATTGACAAAGAAGATCAAGAATTTATCGACTACACCAGCAATGTTACATCTCTGGAGCATTATCTGAAATATGCGATCAGCCAGGAGGCTATCGACATCTCCGCTTTGCAGGTAGAGAGCGATTATTATGATAATGACGAGATATATAATGCATTATGCGATTATATTATTGAATATTTGAAGCAAGACAGTGAATTCGACAAACTTGTTATTAAAGATATGTTAAAATCCGGAGAGATATCCGGAAATATGGTTGTACAGCTTCTATATGACCAGGGCGTCTTAAATGTAGACGGCGACACCGACTATCAGGAGTATTTAAACGGATCGTCTAGTGCCTATGATTTTATACGAAAGAAGATTCAAAGTCAGGAACTGACCCCGGCTATGCTGGCTCTTGATATCTGTTCCGGCTCTGCTATAGTGACGGATGTAAATACCGGTGATGTAAAAGCATATGTCAGTTATCCAAGTTATGATAACAATTATCTGACAAACGAAGTTGATACCGATTATTACAACAAACTGCTTGCAGATAAAACGACACCGCTTTACAACCGTGCCAGCCAGCAGCGTACCGCACCAGGCTCCACCTATAAGCCTCTTGTTGCAATCGCAGGCTTAACCGAAGGAGTCATCGATACAAGTTCTGTATATTATTGTAACGGATTGTTTGATAAGATTACTCCACCCGCAAAATGCTGGGGAAACAGTGCACACGGTGGTTTGAATGTCGTTGGAGGTATCCAGCATTCCTGTAACCTGTTTTTCTATAACCTTGGATATGATTTGGCAGCCAAGGATGGGAAATACAACGATGCATACGGTGTTGAGCGCATTCAGAAATACGCAGAACTTTTTGGACTTGGCGATAAATCCGGACTGGAATTACCGGAGATCGAACCACATATCTCAGACAACGATTCTGTGCGAAGTGCCATCGGTCAGGCAAAGAACACATATGCACCAATTCAGTTATCACGGTATGTAACGACTGTTGCAAACAGCGGTACCTGTTATAACCTGACATTAATCGACAAAGTGACCGATTACGAAGGAAATATCATATTGAATAATCAGGCAGAGGTAAAAAATACGGTGCAGCTTGCGAAATCTACATGGGACTCTGTCCATCAGGGTATGCGAAACGTAGTTGCTTATTCCGCAGGTTCCAACGAGCTTATCAATCAGATTAATGTAAATGTTGCCGGTAAAACAGGAACTGCGCAGGAGAGTAAGGTCAAACCAGACCACGCCTTGTTTGTTTCCTACGCCCCATACGAAGCACCAGAAGTATCTGTAACCTGTGTTATTCAAAATGGATATTCATCAGCAAATGCAAGAGAGTTAGCTGGCTTTATTTACGCATACATGTATGATCCAGACAAGCTTGTAGGTGCTGAAATGAGTGGTAACGCTGAACCATCTCAAGATTAG
- a CDS encoding septum site-determining protein MinC, whose translation MMKGNKAGIRLIISPEATLSQVITCLSDKLQTTGRYYSNIKPITVTFEGKDLTEDEKKQIIDTLTEKGILISKKRIPAEKPAPKTIHPDKSGLFYIGSLKNGQSIQAAASIVIVGDVESGASVESEGNIIVIGTLSGIAISGCKGKPDTFVYSLK comes from the coding sequence ATGATGAAAGGTAACAAAGCGGGGATTCGACTGATTATATCGCCGGAAGCTACATTAAGCCAGGTAATTACCTGTCTGTCAGACAAGCTTCAAACGACCGGAAGATATTACTCGAACATAAAACCAATTACAGTTACCTTTGAAGGAAAAGATCTGACTGAGGACGAAAAAAAGCAAATTATTGATACACTGACAGAAAAAGGAATCCTTATAAGTAAAAAAAGAATTCCAGCAGAAAAACCAGCCCCAAAAACAATTCACCCGGATAAAAGCGGCCTGTTCTATATTGGCAGCTTAAAAAACGGACAGTCCATTCAGGCAGCTGCCAGTATTGTGATTGTTGGAGATGTAGAATCAGGTGCCAGTGTAGAATCCGAAGGAAATATTATCGTGATTGGAACATTGAGTGGTATCGCGATATCTGGATGCAAAGGGAAACCTGATACGTTCGTATATAGCCTGAAATAG